GCCGAGCCGTCGGCGATGCCGGGCAGCCAGCGCCGCTGCTGCGCCTCGGTGCCGAACTGGGCGATCACCGTGCCGACGATGGCCGGCGAGACCACCATGAGCAGCAGCGGACAGCCCGCGGTGGCCAGTTCCTCCAGGACCGCGGCCAGGTCGCCGATCTCCCCGCCGCCACCGCCGTACTGTTCCGGAATGGACACCCCGAGGTAGCCGAGGGCCGCCGCCTCCTGCCACAGCTCGGTGGTCTTCCGGCCCTCCCGGGCAGCCGCGTAGAAATAGGACTCGCCGTATTTCTGGCCCAGCCGGGCGACGGCCTCGCGCAGCTCCCGACGCTCCGCGGACTCGACAAAAGCGGTCATCTCAACTCCTGGACGACGAGGGATCGACGGACGGCGGGGAGGCATCGTCAGCCCGGGACGGGGGCGAATCGGCGACCGGGGAGGACGGCTCGCCGGTGGCGTCGATCACGGCGAGGACGTCACCGGCGGCGACCTGCCGCCCGACGACCGCGCTCAGCGAGGCCACCAGCCCATCCCCCGGAGCGGTCAGCGTCTGCTGCATCTTCATGGCCTCCAGGACCACGACCGGATCCCCTGCCGCCACCGCCTGACCGGGTTCCACGTGCACCGCCACCACCAGCCCCGGCATGGCGGCCAGGAGCGATCCGGCGGCCAGTTTCCCCGCCGGATCGGTGAAGAGCGGTACGTCTCGCAGGTCGAACGACCCGCCCGGCCCGTCCACGTCCACCCCGCCGTCGACCACGCTCACCCGGTAGCTCTCCCGGACCCCGTGATCGTCCAGGACCACCCGGTCCCCGTCGGCGGCGAGCACGCTCACCCCGGGCAGCCAGGACGACTCCAGCCGGCCACCCCGCGACCGGTAGCCGACCGCGTACTCGACAGGCCCGCGCCGATAGGTCCGCACCCGCTGCTGGCTGGGCACGTTGCGCCAGGCCGCCGGGATCCGCGCCTGGACGTTCCCGGACACCGCGGTCCGGACCGCCGATCCCACCGCCGCCGCGAGAGCCGCTTTCCGGACCGCGTGGTCCTCACCGCCGTCGATCCAGTCGGCGAGCCGGCGGTCCAGCAGCGCGGTGTCCACCCGACCGGCCACGAAATCGTCGTCCCGCACTATCGCGCGCAGCAGATCCAGGTTCGTGGTGAGTCCGTGGATCACTCCGCGCCGCAGGGCGTCGCCGAGCAGCCGGATCGCCGACCCCCGGTCGGGCCCATACGCCACGATCTTGGCGAGCATCGCGTCGTACCGGATGCCGACCTCGCTTCCGGCCGCCACGCCGGCATCCACCCGTACGCCGGGGGTGTCGAAGTCGAAGGCGCGGATCCGGCCGGTCTGCGGGGCGAAGTCACTCGCCGGGTCCTCCGCGTAGAGGCGAGCCTCGATGGCGTGGCCGGTCGGAGGCGGCGGCGCGTCGCCCAGTTCCCGGCCCTCGGCGATGGCCAGCTGCCAGGCGACCAGATCGAGACCGGTCACCGCCTCGGTGACCGGGTGCTCCACCTGGAGGCGGGTGTTCATCTCCAGGAAGAAGATCCGATCGCCGTCGACGAGGAACTCGACGGTGCCGGCACCCTGGTAGTCCACCGCCTCGGCGGCGTTGCGCGCGTGCCGGTGCAGCGCCGCCCGGGTCTGGTCGGACAGCCCGAACGCCGGCGCCTCCTCGATGATCTTCTGGTGCCGGCGCTGGACCGAGCAGTCCCGATCGCCGACCACCCAGATGCGGCCGTGCTGGTCGCCGAGCACCTGCACCTCGACGTGCCGGGCCTGCGGCAGGTACGGCTCGGTGAACACGGTCCCGTCGCCGAACGCCGAACGGGCCTCGGCCTCGGCCGCCGCCAGCGCGGCCTCCAGTGCCCCCGCCTCGGTGACCACCCGCATGCCACGCCCTCCGCCACCGGCCGCCGCCTTGATCAACAGCGGGTAGGCGCCCCCTTCGAGGACCGGGACACCGGCCGCGGCGACCAGCTTCTTGGCACGGATCTTGTCGCCCATCGCCTCGATCGCGTCCGGGTCGGGACCGATCCAGATCAGCCCGGCGGCCAGCACGTCGCGGGCGAAGGCGGCGTTCTCGGAGAGGAAGCCGTAGCCGGGGTGGACGGCGTCGGCACCGGCCCGGCGCGCCGCCTCGATGATCTGGGCTCCGTGCAGGAAGGACTCGATCTCGACGGCGACGTCGGCTTGCCCGACATGCAGGTCGGCGAGCTCGGCGTACACACCGACGGTCTCGATGCCGAGCGACCGGCAGGTCCGGAAGATCCGCAGGGCGATCTCCCCGCGGTTGGCAACCAGCAACTTACGGATCACAGCCGGAACACCCCATACCCCTGAGCACCCCGCACGGGCGCGTTGTGGATGACGGACAGGCAGATGCCGAGCACCGTCCGGGTGTCCCGGGGATCGATCACCCCGTCGTCGTAGAGCATCCCGGACGTGACGTACGCCAGCGACTCCCGCTCGATCTGCGCCTCGATCGCCGCCCGGGTCCGCGCGTCCGCCTCCTCGTCGAACGGCCGCCCGCTCGCCGCGGCCGCCTGCCGGGACACGATGGACACCACCCCGGCGAGCTGGGCCGGCCCCATCACCGCCGATTTCGCCCCGGCCCAGCTGAACATGAACCGCGGATCGTAGGCACGCCCGCTCATCCCGTAGTTCCCGGCGCCGTACGACGCGCCCATCACTATCGACAGGTGCGGCACCGCCGAGTTCGACACCGCATTGATCATCTGGGCGCCGTGCTTGATGATCCCGCCCTGCTCGTAGTCCTTGCCGACCATGTAGCCGGTCGTGTTGTGCAGGAACAGCAGCGGTGTGTCGCTCTGGTTGGCCAGCTGGATGAACTGGCCGGCCTTCTGCGCCTCCTCGCTGAACAGCACGCCCTGCGCGTTCGCCAGGATCCCGATCGGGTAGCCGTGCAGCCGCGCCCAGCCGGTCACCAGGCTCGTCCCGTACAGCGGCTTGAACTCGTCGAACTCGCTTCCGTCGACGATCCTCGCGATCACGTCGCGCGGGTCGAACGGGATCTTGAGATCGGCCGGCACGATGCCGAGCAGTTCCTCGACGTCCAGGACCGGCTCCGGGTAATCGGTGGACGGCGCCGGGCCGAGCTTGCGCCAGTTCAGCCGGCGCACGATCTGACGTCCGATCCGGATCGCGTCGTGCTCGTCAACAGCGAGGTAGTCGGCCAGCCCGGAGATCCGCGCGTGCATCTCCGCGCCGCCCAGCGACTCGTCGTCCGACTCCTCGCCGGTCGCCATCTTGACCAGCGGCGGCCCGCCGAGGAACACCTTCGCCCCGCCGGCCACCATCACCACGTAGTCGCTCATCCCGGGCACGTAGGCGCCGCCGGCCGTCGAGTTCCCGAACACCAGGGCGATCGTCGGGCGTCGATCGGCGCTCGCCTCGGTCAATCCCCGGAAATGCCTACCGCCCGGAATGAAGATGTCCTTCTGGGTGGGCAGATCGGCGCCACCGGACTCCACCAGGTTGATCGTCGGCAGCCGGTTCTCCGCGGCGATCTGCGCGGCCCGGAAGCTCTTCTTCAGCGTGACCGGATTGCTGGACCCGCCGCGCACCGTCGGATCGTTCGCGACGATCATGCATTCGACGCCCTCGACTACGCCGAGCCCGGTCACCACCGAACCGCCGACCGCGAAATCGGTGCCCCAGCCGGCCAGGGGGCTCAACTCCAGGAACGCCGAGTCCGGATCGATCAGCAATTCGATCCGCTCGCGCGCCGTCATCTTCCCGCGCCCATGGTGGCGGTCGACGGCCTTCGGCCCGCCTCCGGCCAGGGCCTGGGCATGCTGCCGGTCCAGGTCCGCGACCCGCTCCAGCATCGCTTCCCGATTCTTCTGGTACGCCGGGGGCAGGCTCATTTCCGCATCCCGGCGTCTTTTCGGTACGTCAGCGGCAGGCTCACTCCGGCATTCCCCGCATTCTTTCGGTACGTCATCCGAGCAGTTCCGTGGGTATGTCGGCGGTCCGGGCGCGCAGCCATTCGCCGACCGCCTTGGCCTGGGGGTCGAATCGGGTGGACGCGGCCACCCCGTCACCGAGCAGCCCCTCGATGACGATGTTCAGCGCGGCCAGCCGGGGCAGTCGATGCACTGTCAGGTCGAGCCCGGCCGCCTCCGGGAGCAGCGCCCGCACCCGGTCGGCGTCCAGCCACCCGGCCAGCCATTCATAGGCGTCCCGCCGGTGCGGGTGCTCGGCCGGCACCCAGACTCCGACGTTCGCCGTCCCGCCCTTGTCGCCCGAACGCGCGTACACGAGCCGGCCCAGCGGCACCGCCGTAGTCCCTCGGCTGGCCCGCACGGTGGTATCCGGAGACGGGACACCACCACCAGCACCAGCCGCCGAACCCGAGCTGGACGCCACGGTGGCATCCCCGGGCGGGACACCACCACCAGCACCAGCCGCCGAACCCGAGCTGGCCCTCACGGTGGTGTCCCGGGGCGGGACACCACCATCAGGACCAGCCGCCGAACCCGAGCTGGACGCCACGGTGGTGTCCCGGGGCGGGACACCACCGTCGGGACCAGCCGCCGAAGGTGGGGTGATGTCGAGGCGGGTGCCGTCGGGGAGGACGGCGACGTGCGGCACCTCGGACTGCGGGAGGTAGGCGGCCTCGAAGACGCCGAACGGGGTGGCGGCGCTGGGCGGGGCGGTCACGTGGAAGCCCGGGTAGGAGGCGAGGGCCAGTTCGACGGCGGCGTTGCTGAACGCGCGGCCGACGACCTCCGGGTCCGGGTCCTTGACGTGACAGCGCAGGATCGCGGACGCCTCGGCCTGGGTGGCCGGGTCGGGACGGTCGGTGCGGGCCAGGTCCCAGGTCAGCTCGGCGGGCCGGGTGGTCAGGGCCGCTGCGAGCTGCCGCCGGACCCAGGCCGCCTTCTGCTCGATGTCGAGTCCGGTGAGGACGAACGAGACGGAGTTGCGGTACCCGCCCAGCCGGTTGATCCCCACCTTGGTGGTGCTGGGCGGGGCCGCACCGCGTACGCCGAAGATCTTGACCTGGTCCGGAGCGTCCTGGACCAGGTGGACGGTGTCGAGGCGGGCGGTGACGTCGGGGTGGAGATAGCCCGGCGAGTCGATCTCGTAGACGAGCTGGGCGGTGACCGTGTCGACGGTGACGGCGCCACCGTGGGCGGGGTGCTTGGTGATCCGGACCGTGCCGTCCGCGTCGATCTCGGCGATCGGGAAGCCCAGTGGGCGGCTCAGGTCGAGCCGGGTGAAGCCGCTGAAGTTGCCGCCGGTGGCCTGCGTGCCGCACTCCAGTACGTGGCCGGCGACCACCCCGGCGGCGAGTTCGTCGAGGTCGTCGCGGGTCCAGCCGAACTCGGCGAGGGCCGGTCCGAGGGTGAGCGAGGCGTCGGTGACCCGGCCGGTGACGACGATGTCGGCGCCGGCGCGGAGGGCTTCGGCGATGCCGAAGGCGCCGAGGTACGCGTTGGCCGTGATCGCCCCCGGCCAGGCGAGCTGGTCGCCCTCGACGTGGGCGACGGTGAGGTCGGGGGCGAGGGCGCGGATCGCCCGGGCCAGGGCGGCCGGGTTGAGCCCACCGGCGTTGCTGACGATCCGGACATCGCTCGACCTGATCGTGTCGAGGCAGTCGGCGACCTGGTGCCGGAACGTCTTGGCGTAGCCCAGATCCGGGTCCTTCTGGCGATCCCGGCCCAGGATGAGCATGGTCAGCTCGGCCAGGTAGTCACCGGTCAGATAGTCGAGCGGGCCGCCGTCGAGCATCTCGCGCATGGCCGAGAGCCGGTCGCCGTAGAAACCGGAGCAGTTGCCGACGCGGATCGTTCGCACGCCGCTCTCCCCACTCGCCCGGCCGCCGGCTCGATGCCCTCGCCGGCGGCACATGTGATGGGGGCCACGTTAGGCAATCTGACAAAATTGTCAAGGACGGCCGCGCAGGCCGATCGCCGCGGCCCACAGCTTCGACATGTGGTTGACCACCTCGTCCTCGTCGAGCGGCTCGCGCAGCGAGTAGATGACGTGCGCCATCTGCTCGACCATGGCGCCCAGCACGATCGCGGTCAGCCGGGGGTCGAGCTCCGGGTCGGCCAGGCCCGCCTCCTGCAGGCGGCGCAGGCCCTCGGCGCCCCGCCGCACGTAGAGCTCGCGGACCTCCAGGAGCAGCCGCCGCAGCGTGTCGTCGGAGTCGGCACCCTGCTCGACCAGGCGCAACACCCGGGAGGCGGTGCGCCAGGCCCGCAGGTAGCCCCGGTTCGACTCGACGATCCGGGTGTACGGATCGTCGGCGGTCGCCGGACCCACCAGGCTCTCGGTGAACATCTCCTCGGCGACCGTCCGGACGATCAGGCGCAGCAGATCGTCCTTGGACTCGAAGTAGGTGTAGAACGTCCCGTAGGAGACCCCGGCAGCCTGCGCCACCTGCTCCGGCGTGAAAGCCGGCCAGCCCCGGGTCTCCAGCAGCCGCCGGCCGGCCGCCAGCAGCGCGTCCCGCGTCCGGCGCCCACGGGCGGTGACCGGCGCGGTCGGCGCGGGGTTGGTGCGTGATCGGCCCATGGCGACCATCATCGCTCCCCATCGAGGGCCGGCGCTCCGTACCGCGGTCACGCCGTCATCGAGGGGCGAACGGGCCGAAGACCACCGGGACACCCGGCGAGTAGAGGACGCTTACCGGCGGCGTGTCGATGCCCGGCAGGCAGGCGGCCGCCAGCAGGGAGTCGTCGAGGTCGAGCAGCTCGGCCCGGTGCAACGGCCAGCGCGGGTGGTCGTTGGCCAGGTGCCGGGTCCGGCCCCAGGCGCGGGTGTGCAGACCCCACCGCGCCGTCAGGAAATGCTCCAGCGGCGTCGGCTCGGCGATCGGCTCACCGACCCGGATCCGGATCCGGGTGGCCGCGCCGCGCGGGCCGGGCCAGCGACGCCGGGAGACGTAGGCGAGTTCGTCACCCCGGCGGGTCAGTCGCATCCGGGCCCACATGTACGGCAGGCGCAGACCCGCCCGCGCGACCAGCACCGGGACCAGCCGTTCCGCCTCCAGCGACCGGAACACCACCGCCCGCCGGCCCTCGGCGTCGACGCTGTAGAGCCGGACGTTCGTCTCGCAGAACGTGCCCAGATACGGAACGGCGGGTCCGCCCAGGAACCCGATCCGCTCCATCCGGAACCCGATCAGCCCGGCATAGGTCACGCCGTCGAGCACGTCCGGCACCGTGCCCGGCGGCAGCAGCGGCGCGACCCGCTCCGGGTCCACCGGCCAGTGCAGGAAGGCCAGGTCGGTCCAGCGCTGCCCGAGCACGGCCCGGGCCACCGGCCGCACCGTCTCCGTGGTGATCTCCTCGACGCTCACCCTTCCAGGATCACACCTGGTCGGAAGCGGGCCCGGACCGCCCGGGCCGGCCGGAAGCGGCTCGGCCGGGCCGGGCGACGTCGCCACGAACGGGCCTTTCGGCCCCTACAAGCCGGGCTGTGGTCGGCGGAAGATGGCAATGGGGCGGATTCGTACCGCTTCCCATCGGTCGAGAAACCGTGGGGTGATCACTGTGCGTAGCACGATCTCCGGTAACCAGCTCGATTGTCTTGCCGCGGCGGTCAGCCTCCGGCTGCCGCCAGGGGCGAGACGGGCGATGCGGACAGACGCCTTCCATGGCGCGGTCGACATCATCGGTACGGCGGATCGCCCCGGTCACGTCGTCGCGGCGGCCATCGCCGACGACGACGCCCGGCACACCGTGCTGGAGTACGCCGCCGAGCGGGCCCGCGACCTGGGCCTGCCGCTGCGCGTGGTGCACGTCTGGGACGGCCACCGGAGATATCCCGACCTGCTGCTGGACGCCGCCCTCTACGACGACCTGGACGCTACCACGGCGGCGGGCGCCGAGCGGGAGATCTGCCACGACCGGCATCCCGCGCACGCGCTGTCCGCGGTGAGCCGGGACGCCGCGCTGATGGTGGTGGCGGCGACCGGCGACCCGGGAGCGTCACATCCGCTGGGCGCGACGACGGCCGGATTGATCGGGCACACCGCCTGCCCCCTGACGATTGTGCTGCCCACCTGATCGCGACGGACCGGACGGCCCGCTTCCCCGCGAAGCGGGCCGGCACCGGTCGACAGCCGATCCAGCCCGGGGCGGCCCACCGGGTCCGGCGGGCCGCTCCGGGACGACGGTGGCCACGACGCACCTGATCGCCAGCGGTTGATCACCGCTCCTGGCGGCAACGTAGAACCCGGCGACGGCACGACGAACGATTCAGCGCGGCGCGCGATCAAACAGGGCCATTGTCTCGGCCAGGCGCTCGCGGGCCCAGTCGTAGTTCCCGGTGCCGGGGAAGTTCCGGTACGCCGTCTCGATCGTCATGATCAGCGCGAGGTAGAGGCAGTACAGCCGACGCCGGACGCGCTCGCCGTCGGTGGCCGGGCCGCGGCCGTACCCGCTGATGAACGCGCTGGAGTCCCCGTACGCCGGCACCTCGCTGCCGGTGAACCCGGCCTCGATCAGCGGGTCCCCGAAGAACGCCCGCTCGTGATCGATGATCGCGACGATCCGCCCGTCCCGGACCATCACGTTGTTGTCCCACATGTCCCATTCGACGAACCGGGGCTCGGTCACCTCGTCCAGGCTGCCCGCGTGGTCGGCGATCACCTGGCGCACCGCGGCGTAGTCGTGGCCGAGGTCCACGCCGCGGCGCTCGCCGTCGTCGAGCACCCCGCCGATCATGCGCAGGAAGGCGGCTCGCCAGGTCGGGTCGCCGGGGCCGGCGAGCGGGCCGAAGTGGTCGCCGCGGATGCCGTTCAGCTCGCGGTTGAGCGCGCCGAGTGCCTCGTCGAAGGCGGCCCGTTCGGCGGGCGTCCGCACGCCGCGCAGCATGCCGAGGTTGTCGGCGTCGACGTACTCCATGAAGAAGTAGTCGGCGTCGCACAGCTCACGGCTGGTGTCGGCGAAGTGCACCGCCGGCACCGGCACGCCGGTCCGGCTCCGGATCAGCTCCAGGGCGGCCAGCTCGGTCGCCATCGCCCCGCGCTCGTAGGTCATCACCTCGACGGCCGGCGGGGGCGCGATCTTGAGAACCACCTCCCGGCCGGAGCGCAGCCGGATCCGGTACGCCACGTTGAACCAGCCATGCGCCAGCTCGTGGATCGCGCCGTCCTCGGCGGGCACCTCGGCCGGGCCGTACGCGCGCTCGACCATCGCCCGCAGCTTGGCCGGCGACTGC
This window of the Actinoplanes oblitus genome carries:
- a CDS encoding acetyl/propionyl/methylcrotonyl-CoA carboxylase subunit alpha, giving the protein MIRKLLVANRGEIALRIFRTCRSLGIETVGVYAELADLHVGQADVAVEIESFLHGAQIIEAARRAGADAVHPGYGFLSENAAFARDVLAAGLIWIGPDPDAIEAMGDKIRAKKLVAAAGVPVLEGGAYPLLIKAAAGGGGRGMRVVTEAGALEAALAAAEAEARSAFGDGTVFTEPYLPQARHVEVQVLGDQHGRIWVVGDRDCSVQRRHQKIIEEAPAFGLSDQTRAALHRHARNAAEAVDYQGAGTVEFLVDGDRIFFLEMNTRLQVEHPVTEAVTGLDLVAWQLAIAEGRELGDAPPPPTGHAIEARLYAEDPASDFAPQTGRIRAFDFDTPGVRVDAGVAAGSEVGIRYDAMLAKIVAYGPDRGSAIRLLGDALRRGVIHGLTTNLDLLRAIVRDDDFVAGRVDTALLDRRLADWIDGGEDHAVRKAALAAAVGSAVRTAVSGNVQARIPAAWRNVPSQQRVRTYRRGPVEYAVGYRSRGGRLESSWLPGVSVLAADGDRVVLDDHGVRESYRVSVVDGGVDVDGPGGSFDLRDVPLFTDPAGKLAAGSLLAAMPGLVVAVHVEPGQAVAAGDPVVVLEAMKMQQTLTAPGDGLVASLSAVVGRQVAAGDVLAVIDATGEPSSPVADSPPSRADDASPPSVDPSSSRS
- a CDS encoding acyl-CoA carboxylase subunit beta — its product is MSLPPAYQKNREAMLERVADLDRQHAQALAGGGPKAVDRHHGRGKMTARERIELLIDPDSAFLELSPLAGWGTDFAVGGSVVTGLGVVEGVECMIVANDPTVRGGSSNPVTLKKSFRAAQIAAENRLPTINLVESGGADLPTQKDIFIPGGRHFRGLTEASADRRPTIALVFGNSTAGGAYVPGMSDYVVMVAGGAKVFLGGPPLVKMATGEESDDESLGGAEMHARISGLADYLAVDEHDAIRIGRQIVRRLNWRKLGPAPSTDYPEPVLDVEELLGIVPADLKIPFDPRDVIARIVDGSEFDEFKPLYGTSLVTGWARLHGYPIGILANAQGVLFSEEAQKAGQFIQLANQSDTPLLFLHNTTGYMVGKDYEQGGIIKHGAQMINAVSNSAVPHLSIVMGASYGAGNYGMSGRAYDPRFMFSWAGAKSAVMGPAQLAGVVSIVSRQAAAASGRPFDEEADARTRAAIEAQIERESLAYVTSGMLYDDGVIDPRDTRTVLGICLSVIHNAPVRGAQGYGVFRL
- a CDS encoding acyclic terpene utilization AtuA family protein codes for the protein MREMLDGGPLDYLTGDYLAELTMLILGRDRQKDPDLGYAKTFRHQVADCLDTIRSSDVRIVSNAGGLNPAALARAIRALAPDLTVAHVEGDQLAWPGAITANAYLGAFGIAEALRAGADIVVTGRVTDASLTLGPALAEFGWTRDDLDELAAGVVAGHVLECGTQATGGNFSGFTRLDLSRPLGFPIAEIDADGTVRITKHPAHGGAVTVDTVTAQLVYEIDSPGYLHPDVTARLDTVHLVQDAPDQVKIFGVRGAAPPSTTKVGINRLGGYRNSVSFVLTGLDIEQKAAWVRRQLAAALTTRPAELTWDLARTDRPDPATQAEASAILRCHVKDPDPEVVGRAFSNAAVELALASYPGFHVTAPPSAATPFGVFEAAYLPQSEVPHVAVLPDGTRLDITPPSAAGPDGGVPPRDTTVASSSGSAAGPDGGVPPRDTTVRASSGSAAGAGGGVPPGDATVASSSGSAAGAGGGVPSPDTTVRASRGTTAVPLGRLVYARSGDKGGTANVGVWVPAEHPHRRDAYEWLAGWLDADRVRALLPEAAGLDLTVHRLPRLAALNIVIEGLLGDGVAASTRFDPQAKAVGEWLRARTADIPTELLG
- a CDS encoding TetR/AcrR family transcriptional regulator, coding for MGRSRTNPAPTAPVTARGRRTRDALLAAGRRLLETRGWPAFTPEQVAQAAGVSYGTFYTYFESKDDLLRLIVRTVAEEMFTESLVGPATADDPYTRIVESNRGYLRAWRTASRVLRLVEQGADSDDTLRRLLLEVRELYVRRGAEGLRRLQEAGLADPELDPRLTAIVLGAMVEQMAHVIYSLREPLDEDEVVNHMSKLWAAAIGLRGRP
- a CDS encoding YqjF family protein, which translates into the protein MSVEEITTETVRPVARAVLGQRWTDLAFLHWPVDPERVAPLLPPGTVPDVLDGVTYAGLIGFRMERIGFLGGPAVPYLGTFCETNVRLYSVDAEGRRAVVFRSLEAERLVPVLVARAGLRLPYMWARMRLTRRGDELAYVSRRRWPGPRGAATRIRIRVGEPIAEPTPLEHFLTARWGLHTRAWGRTRHLANDHPRWPLHRAELLDLDDSLLAAACLPGIDTPPVSVLYSPGVPVVFGPFAPR
- a CDS encoding universal stress protein produces the protein MRTDAFHGAVDIIGTADRPGHVVAAAIADDDARHTVLEYAAERARDLGLPLRVVHVWDGHRRYPDLLLDAALYDDLDATTAAGAEREICHDRHPAHALSAVSRDAALMVVAATGDPGASHPLGATTAGLIGHTACPLTIVLPT
- a CDS encoding phosphotransferase family protein, giving the protein MESITKNRQSPAKLRAMVERAYGPAEVPAEDGAIHELAHGWFNVAYRIRLRSGREVVLKIAPPPAVEVMTYERGAMATELAALELIRSRTGVPVPAVHFADTSRELCDADYFFMEYVDADNLGMLRGVRTPAERAAFDEALGALNRELNGIRGDHFGPLAGPGDPTWRAAFLRMIGGVLDDGERRGVDLGHDYAAVRQVIADHAGSLDEVTEPRFVEWDMWDNNVMVRDGRIVAIIDHERAFFGDPLIEAGFTGSEVPAYGDSSAFISGYGRGPATDGERVRRRLYCLYLALIMTIETAYRNFPGTGNYDWARERLAETMALFDRAPR